TATGGTGGTCAACAATGTCGACCCGGAGGGCCGGGGACGGCTTCTGGTGCAAGTTGCAGACGTGCTGGGAATGGGCGTCTCCTCCTGGGCGATGCCATGTCTGCCCTTTGCCGGTATCCAAATGGGGATGTATGTTGTGCCGCCACCGAACGCGGGTGTATGGGTCGAATTTGAAAAGGGTGACCCGGACTATCCCATCTGGACGGGATGCTGGTGGGGCACTCCGCTTGAGACTCCCCTGACGGCACAGACGGCCCCCCCTGCCCTGCCCATCGTGATTTTGGAGACCGCCGCCAAGAACGGTTTTGTGATCAGTGACACGCCGGTACCGGTGGTGCCGCCGTTGCCTATGGGACTGCCCACCGGCGGCATCATCCTTCGAAGCGGTACTTCTTACGTACGGATTGATGCCGCAGGGGTCAGTATCTACGGACCGACCGTGACGATTAATGGTACCAGTATGGTGGATATTAACAGTACTGCGCTGACCGTCACCGGTCCTGGAACGCCAGTGTAAATAAAGGAGGTCGAGATGCCCGGATTCTTAGTGAATGTACTTTCCCAGGTGCAATGCATGCATGGTGGCATCGCCACGCCCACGGTATCCAACCCACGGGTCCTGGTGAACGGACAACCCACGGTGCTGATGAGCACGCCATATCAGGTGGCAGGTTGTGCCATGCCCCCGCCTTCCGCAGGAAATGGGCCGTGTGTGACCGGCCAATGGACCTCGGGTACGGTACGGGTGACCTCGCTGGGACAACCACTGCTGGTACAGGCCGGGACCTCAACCTGTGTACCCACCGGAACGCCGCTGGTCGTTATGGTGACCCAGCCCCGCGTAAGCGCTATGTGAGGCAAAAATGAATTTGGATTATCCATTCAGTTTCGACCATATGGGCAAGACGGCTGCAAGCACGGACGATGATCACATCCGGAATTTAATTGAACAGGTGCTGTTCACCTCGCCCGGTGAACGGATCAACCGCCCGGATTTCGGTTGCGGCCTGCTGCAACTGGTTTTTCAGCCCAACAGCCCGGAACTGGCCGCAGCTACGCAATTTACTGCGCAGGGTGCTTTGCAGCAGTGGCTGGGGGATTTGATCCAGGTGGAAGCGGTGACGGTTGACTGTGATGAGGCCACCTTGCAGGTGCAGGTACAGTACGTCATACGCACCAGTCAGACGCGTAAAATCGAGCTGTTCGAACGGAGTGTGGCATGAGCGCAACTTACTTTTGCTGTGATGAAGGCCGTCGCAGGGCGGTCCGGGAAACAAAAGGGCCGAATGGCCGGCCGGTACTCAACGGCATCGACTATCTGGAGGTTTCTGAAACAGATCAACGGATGCTGCTTGTGCATTTTATCCACCCCCTGCCCGGGAACACTGAGGATGGTGTGCTGACGACTGACAATGTCCAGGTAACAGGTGGGGTACGTGTAACGGATATCCGGGTAGAGGATGTTGTCGCAACAGATAATATTTTGCAGGTGAAGGTGGATCGGCCCGGTGACTTTTCCCAGTACCGGCTGGCCCTGGTGGCAACGGCAGCCCAGGCTGAGGAACCACCCGAAGGCTTCGATCCGCGCCTGGCCGCCATTGAATTTTCCTTCAAGGTGAATTGTCCGAGTGACTTGGACTGCGCTGCCCAGAGCAGCTGCCCCACCCAAAAGGCGGCAGAGCCTGCCATCAATTACCTGGCCAAAGATTATGCAAGTTTCCGGCAGCTGATGATGGACCGCATTGCCGTGCTCAGCCCGGGCTGGAACGAACGCCATGCGGCAGATATAGGCGTTGCCCTGGTGGAACTGCTGGCCCATGTGGGAGACCAGCTCAGTTACCGGCAGGACGCCGTAGCCACCGAGGCGTATCTCGGCACGGCCCGCCGTAGGGTTTCCGTCAAACGCCATGCCCGCCTGGTGGATTATTTCATGCATGAGGGGTGCAATGCCCGGGTTTGGGTCCAGGTGGAGGCAGAAGGTGACACGGTGAATGTGCCTGAAAAAACGCAGTTTTTCACTCGCTGCGCCGGCATGGCGGTGGGGATCGCCCCTGGTTCAGCCGAGCACCAGCGTGTACTCAACGGGACAGCCCAGATATTTGAGGCCATGCATAAGGCGGTACTGTTCAAGGGGCACAATTGCATGTCATTTTACCCCTGGAGTGATGATCGCTGCTGTCTGCCTAAAGGGGCCACCAATGCCACCTTGACCGGGCATTTTCCAGACTTGCAGGTGGGAGATGTCCTGATTTTGATGGAAAAATATGACCCGAAGACCGGATCGGCCGCAGATGCCGATCCGGGCCGCCGCCACCCTGTGCGCCTGAGCCGGGTGACAGCAAAGACCGCATCCGGGAGCAAACTTACCGATCCCCTCACAGGAGATCAGATCACTGAAATTACCTGGCACGAGGAGGATGTCCTGCCCTTCCCGATCTGTGTTTCATCCCGGATCGAGCAGGCGGACGGAACCAAAGAGACTAAAACCGTTGGCTATGCCCTGGGCAACCTCATCCTTGCCGACCATGGGCGTACGATTCACAACGAATTTCTCGGCAGTGTTCCCAAAGATGAAGAACGTGCCATGCCCGCCGGCGAATCTTGGGACTTTTGCAGTGAAAATAAAACCCAGGTTTTACCGGCACGGTTTAAGCCTCGCCTGCAACATCTGCCCCTGACGCACCAGGCCGTCCGAGGCGTAGCCGATCTCTCGGTGGATGGGGACGCAGGCAAGCCAGTCTTTTTTGACCAGGAAGCCCCTGCCACAGACGTTTTTAACGGATCTGTGCATGAGACTCTTCCGGCTGTTCGCCTTAAGGAGAGTGATAATGGCGAGCTCTCCTGGTCCCCCCAGCGTGACCTGCTGGGCAGCGGACCCTTTGACAGAGACTTTGTGGTGGAGACGGAAAACGACGGGACGGTTTTGCTTCGCTTTGGCAATGATGAGCATGGGATGCGGCCCAATGCAGCCGTGCAATTCTGGGCTGATTACCGGGTGGGCAACGGCACCAGCGGCAATATTGGGGCGGGGACCCTGACCCACATCGTCCTGGACAACACCGGGGTAAGCCGGGTCTGGAACCCGCTGCCTGCTTCGGGCGGTGTTGAGCCGGAGAGCATGGACGAGGTGCGTCACTTTGCGCCTATTGCCTTTAGACAACAGGAACGGGCAATAACGGCCGAAGATTATGCCGACTTAGCCATGGGGTACAGCGGGGTGCAGAATGCTGCGGCAAGCCTTCGCTGGACCGGCAGTTGGCATACTGTGTTCCTGGTCATCGACCGCGTCGGTGGCTTGCCCATTGACACGGATTTTGAAGAATCTTTGCGGGCATACCTGGAAAGATACCGTATGGTGGGCCATGATATAGAAATCACGGGACCGCAGCTCGTGCCCCTTGAAATCACCATGCGGGTCTGCGTGCAACCGGACTTTTTCCGCAGCGCAGTTAAACAGGCGCTGTTGCAAATCTTTCATAACGCCACGGGTGCTGATGGCCGCGAAGGGATGTTTCACCCGGACCGGTTCACCTTTGGACAACCGGTCTATGCCAGCACCCTGATCGCAGCCGCCCAGGCGGTGACAGGGGTTACCGACGTTGAGCTGACAACCTTTCAGCGTTTGGATCAGCCCACAACCGATGCCAGGGCCAAAGGAGTTCTATCCATGGGGCAGGTGGAGATCGCCATGCTGGACAATGATCCGAACTTTCCTGATCGGGGCAGGTTTCTTATTGATGTACAGGGGGGCAAATGAGCCAAAATTCTTCATGTGGACAGAACACATTGAACGATTGCCAATGCTGCGAAGGGAAAAGCCAAGAGACCCCGGCGGCCATTGACAATCGCCCCGGGCTTTCTGCCATAGCCTACCGCATCGGCAGCCATGCCCAGTTCAGACAAAGCATGGAATCAAAACTGTCAGGGGCCGACACCCCGGCGCTCTCGGGCCTGACAACACGGGAAAAAGATGATTTTTCCATAGCCCTGGTTGATGCCTGGGCCACGGTTTGCGATGTGTTGACCTTTTACCAGGAACGAATCGCCAATGAATCGTATCTGAAAACGGCCACTGAACGGTTTTCGGTCCGGGAACTTGGGAGACTGGTCGGCTATTCACCGAGTCCCGGGGTGGCTGCTGAAACCTATCTGGCCTTTACCGTGGACGAACCGGCAAAGCTGCCCGAATCGGTCACCGAGTATTACCCGACCCTGGAGACCGGCAGTTCCCAGGGATACCAGACGCCCGACCGGATAACCATTGCCATTGGGACCAAGGTGCAAAGCGTTCCCGGCCAGGACGAGCTTCCCCAGACCTTTGAAACCGTAGAAGAGATTGAGGCCCGGGCAGAATGGAATGCCCTGAAGCCTCGATTGACCCAAACACAGGTTGTGAATTTCAGCACCACAAGTCTCTATGTCAAAGGAACAGGCCTTGGCCTGCAGGCCGGAGACCGGATTCTGATCGTACTGGCAACGAAAACAATCCCCCGGGCACAGCACCGAACGATTACCACGGTAGAACCTGACACAACCTGTAACCGTACCCGTATTGAACTGTCCGACCCTGTTTCAGAAAATATCCCGGGACAGTCAAATGACTTAACGGCTAAGGTGTATGTGCTTCGGGAACAGGCTGGTTTTTTCGGCAATAACGCGCCGCACTATGCGTCACTAATCGGAATAAATGGAAAGAAATTGTATCAAGACTTTGAGAATTGGTCGATCTGGGATTCGCCGCCTCTTCCAGATACATCAGATACACCTATACCAAAAATTTCAAAACAAACTTTAGATGCGATAATTCAAAACCTTGA
Above is a window of uncultured Desulfobacter sp. DNA encoding:
- a CDS encoding phage baseplate assembly protein V, with amino-acid sequence MSERKFYGKYRGMVVNNVDPEGRGRLLVQVADVLGMGVSSWAMPCLPFAGIQMGMYVVPPPNAGVWVEFEKGDPDYPIWTGCWWGTPLETPLTAQTAPPALPIVILETAAKNGFVISDTPVPVVPPLPMGLPTGGIILRSGTSYVRIDAAGVSIYGPTVTINGTSMVDINSTALTVTGPGTPV
- a CDS encoding GPW/gp25 family protein — its product is MNLDYPFSFDHMGKTAASTDDDHIRNLIEQVLFTSPGERINRPDFGCGLLQLVFQPNSPELAAATQFTAQGALQQWLGDLIQVEAVTVDCDEATLQVQVQYVIRTSQTRKIELFERSVA
- a CDS encoding putative baseplate assembly protein, which codes for MSATYFCCDEGRRRAVRETKGPNGRPVLNGIDYLEVSETDQRMLLVHFIHPLPGNTEDGVLTTDNVQVTGGVRVTDIRVEDVVATDNILQVKVDRPGDFSQYRLALVATAAQAEEPPEGFDPRLAAIEFSFKVNCPSDLDCAAQSSCPTQKAAEPAINYLAKDYASFRQLMMDRIAVLSPGWNERHAADIGVALVELLAHVGDQLSYRQDAVATEAYLGTARRRVSVKRHARLVDYFMHEGCNARVWVQVEAEGDTVNVPEKTQFFTRCAGMAVGIAPGSAEHQRVLNGTAQIFEAMHKAVLFKGHNCMSFYPWSDDRCCLPKGATNATLTGHFPDLQVGDVLILMEKYDPKTGSAADADPGRRHPVRLSRVTAKTASGSKLTDPLTGDQITEITWHEEDVLPFPICVSSRIEQADGTKETKTVGYALGNLILADHGRTIHNEFLGSVPKDEERAMPAGESWDFCSENKTQVLPARFKPRLQHLPLTHQAVRGVADLSVDGDAGKPVFFDQEAPATDVFNGSVHETLPAVRLKESDNGELSWSPQRDLLGSGPFDRDFVVETENDGTVLLRFGNDEHGMRPNAAVQFWADYRVGNGTSGNIGAGTLTHIVLDNTGVSRVWNPLPASGGVEPESMDEVRHFAPIAFRQQERAITAEDYADLAMGYSGVQNAAASLRWTGSWHTVFLVIDRVGGLPIDTDFEESLRAYLERYRMVGHDIEITGPQLVPLEITMRVCVQPDFFRSAVKQALLQIFHNATGADGREGMFHPDRFTFGQPVYASTLIAAAQAVTGVTDVELTTFQRLDQPTTDARAKGVLSMGQVEIAMLDNDPNFPDRGRFLIDVQGGK